From the genome of Longimicrobium sp.:
CGGCGCGCTGGGCGGCGTGGAGGCCGCGCACGCAGCCGCTCATCATCTGCGTCAGGTAGTAGAGCTGCTCGGGGGAGAAGTGGCCGTGCTCGCCCGTCCCCTGCACCTCGATGATCCCGCCGGACTCGCGCGCAACGAGGTTCAGGTCGACCTCGGCGGCCGAATCTTCCAAGTAGTCCAGGTCCAGCAGCAGCCGCCCGTCGACGAGGCCCGCGCTCACCGCGGCCACGAACTCGCGGAAAGGGGATTCGATCCCGCGCGTCTCGCTGATCCAGCGGCACGCCTCGAAGAGCGCCACCGCGCCGCCGGTGATGGAGGCGGTGCGCGTCCCCCCGTCGGCCTGCAGCACGTCGCAGTCGATGGTGATCTGGCGCTCGCCGAGGGCGGCCATGTCCACGCACGAGCGCAGCGAGCGGCCGATCAGGCGCTGGATCTCCTGCGTGCGCCCGCCGATCTGCCCGCGCTCGCGGCGGTTGCGGGTGTTGGTGGCGCGCGGGAGCATGGAGTACTCCGCGGTGACCCATCCCTCGCCCTTCCCCTTCTTCCACCCCGGCACGCCCTCTTCCACCGAGGCGGTGCAGAGCACGCGCGTGCGGCCGACGGTGATCAGGCACGAGCCCTCGGCGTACTCGGCCACGCCGCGCTCCAGCTTCAGCGGCCGCGGCTGCTCCGGCGCGCGGCCGTCGTTCCTCGCCATCCCCTCACCCATTCTCCGCCCCCTGGCGAACGCGTTGCAGGATCCCGGTCGTCGAGCGGCCGGGGACCAGCGGGATCGTCTCCACCCGCCCCCCGGCCGCTTCGACCTCGTCGGCGCCGACGATGGTGTCCCTCGTGTAGTCGCCGCCCTTCACCAGCACGTCGGGAAGAAGGGTGGCGATGAGCTCGCGCGGCGTGTCCTCGTCGAACAGCGTCACGAAGCCGACCGACTCCAGCCCGGCCAGCACGTACGCGCGGTCGTCCTGCGGGTTGATGGGGCGGTCGTCGCCCTTTCCCAGCCTGCGGACGGAATCGTCGGTGTTCACGGCGACGACGAGGAGGTCGCCCAGCGACCGGGCGCGCGACAGATAATCGACGTGGCCGCGGTGCAGCACGTCGAACACGCCGTTGGTGAAGACGACGCGCGCGCTCCGCGGCCGGCCCAGGCGCGCCAGCAGCTCCTCGCGCGAGACGACCTTGGCGGCGGGGTCGGTCACGGCGCGGCGGGCTCGGGCACGCGCGGCGACTCGCCGCGGACGCGCGCCAGGATCTCGCCCGCGCCCATCTCCACCATCCGCGCCGCCAGCCGCCGTCCAGCGTCGGCGCCATCATCCAACGAGACGCCCTCGCCCCCATCCGCGGAGACGAATTCGGAGTCGCGCAGCACCTCGTCGCCCTCCGTTCCCGCGACCAGGCCGTGCAGCGTCAGCCCCTCGTCGTCCACGGTCGCCAGCGCGCCGATGGGGATCTGGCATCCGCCCTCCAGCGCGGCCAGGAAGGCGCGCTCGGCGGCGGTGCAGGCGGCGGTGAACGGGTCGTGGAAGGCCGCCATCAGCCCGCGCACCCGTGCGTCCCCCGCGCGGGCGACCACGGCCAGCGCGCCCTGCCCCACCGCGGGAAGCCACTCGGCGGGATCGAGATACTCCGCGATGCGGTCTTCCCACCCCAGCCGCAGCACGCCCGCGGCGGCGAGGAGGATGGCGTCGTAATCCCCCTGGTCCAGCTTGGCCAGGCGGGTGTTCAGGTTACCGCGGAGATCAAGGACTTCGACGTCCGGCCGCAGCGCGCCGAGCTGCGCGCGGCGGCGGAGCGAGCTGGTGCCCACGCGCGCGCCGGCGGGAAGCGTCGCCAGCGTTTTCCCTGTCCCCTGTCCCCTGTCCCCTGTCCCCTGCTCCCGCGGGAGAATCAGCACGTCGCGCGGGTCCTCGCGGCGCGACACGGCCACGATCTCCAGCCCGTCGGGCACCCGCGTGGGAACGTCCTTCAGCGAGTGGACGGCGAGATCGGCATCGCCCGCCAGGAGCGCGGCATCGATCTCCTTGGTGAACAGGCCCTTGTCGCCGATCTTCGCCAGCGGCACGTCGAGGATCCTGTCTCCCGTAGTCTTGATGATGGAGATCTCGACCTCGATGCCGGGCGACGCCTCGCGGATGGCCTGCTCCACCGCGCG
Proteins encoded in this window:
- the rph gene encoding ribonuclease PH, with the translated sequence MARNDGRAPEQPRPLKLERGVAEYAEGSCLITVGRTRVLCTASVEEGVPGWKKGKGEGWVTAEYSMLPRATNTRNRRERGQIGGRTQEIQRLIGRSLRSCVDMAALGERQITIDCDVLQADGGTRTASITGGAVALFEACRWISETRGIESPFREFVAAVSAGLVDGRLLLDLDYLEDSAAEVDLNLVARESGGIIEVQGTGEHGHFSPEQLYYLTQMMSGCVRGLHAAQRAAVGG
- the hemC gene encoding hydroxymethylbilane synthase yields the protein MVDARPVRIASRGSELALWQARAVEQAIREASPGIEVEISIIKTTGDRILDVPLAKIGDKGLFTKEIDAALLAGDADLAVHSLKDVPTRVPDGLEIVAVSRREDPRDVLILPREQGTGDRGQGTGKTLATLPAGARVGTSSLRRRAQLGALRPDVEVLDLRGNLNTRLAKLDQGDYDAILLAAAGVLRLGWEDRIAEYLDPAEWLPAVGQGALAVVARAGDARVRGLMAAFHDPFTAACTAAERAFLAALEGGCQIPIGALATVDDEGLTLHGLVAGTEGDEVLRDSEFVSADGGEGVSLDDGADAGRRLAARMVEMGAGEILARVRGESPRVPEPAAP
- the rfaE2 gene encoding D-glycero-beta-D-manno-heptose 1-phosphate adenylyltransferase, with the protein product MTDPAAKVVSREELLARLGRPRSARVVFTNGVFDVLHRGHVDYLSRARSLGDLLVVAVNTDDSVRRLGKGDDRPINPQDDRAYVLAGLESVGFVTLFDEDTPRELIATLLPDVLVKGGDYTRDTIVGADEVEAAGGRVETIPLVPGRSTTGILQRVRQGAENG